In Nocardioides sp. zg-1228, a single window of DNA contains:
- a CDS encoding TldD/PmbA family protein: protein MSAPGLDPTFSELPHRRLGDVALARAAELGASHADFRFERNRYQYLGARDGVLQTASDAEDVGFAVRVVHDGAWGFASGVVLTDDEARRVAETAVTVAKVAAAMTTTPVELAPEPVHDDVTWVSGYDLNPLEVPTRDKGALLVDWTERLRAGAAVAHATAFLQQVQENKYYADLSGTRTTQQRVRLQPGFEATGEDAQTGIFDSMASIAPPVGRGWEYLTGGHWDWDAELAEVPELLAEKLTAPTVEAGTYDLVVDPSNLWLTIHESIGHATELDRALGYEANYAGTSFATYDKLGTLRYGSPVMNVRGDRTQEHGLATVGYDDEGVETQAWDIVRDGVLVGYQLDRSMGHLKPELNGGRSNGCAYADSPGHIPIQRMANVSLMPGTDDLGTDDLVSRVERGIYVVGDKSWSIDMQRFNFQFTGQRFYKITDGRLDGMLRDVAYQATTTDFWGSMEAVGGPDTWVLGGAFNCGKAQPGQVAAVSHGCPSALFRGVNILNTMDEAGH from the coding sequence ATGAGTGCGCCCGGGCTCGACCCGACCTTCAGCGAGCTGCCCCACCGCCGCCTCGGCGACGTGGCCCTGGCCCGGGCCGCCGAGCTCGGCGCCAGCCACGCCGACTTCCGGTTCGAGCGCAACCGCTACCAGTACCTCGGGGCCCGCGACGGCGTGCTCCAGACGGCCAGCGACGCCGAGGACGTCGGCTTCGCGGTCCGCGTCGTCCACGACGGGGCCTGGGGCTTCGCGTCCGGGGTGGTGCTGACCGACGACGAGGCGCGCCGCGTCGCGGAGACCGCCGTGACGGTGGCCAAGGTCGCCGCCGCGATGACCACGACCCCGGTCGAGCTCGCCCCCGAGCCGGTGCACGACGACGTCACCTGGGTCTCCGGCTACGACCTCAACCCGCTCGAGGTGCCCACGCGGGACAAGGGAGCGCTGCTGGTCGACTGGACCGAGCGGCTGCGCGCCGGGGCGGCCGTCGCGCACGCGACCGCCTTCCTGCAGCAGGTCCAGGAGAACAAGTACTACGCCGACCTGTCCGGCACCCGCACCACCCAGCAGCGGGTGCGCCTCCAGCCGGGCTTCGAGGCGACCGGCGAGGACGCGCAGACCGGGATCTTCGACTCGATGGCCTCCATCGCCCCACCGGTCGGCCGCGGCTGGGAATACCTCACCGGCGGCCACTGGGACTGGGACGCCGAGCTCGCCGAGGTGCCCGAGCTGCTCGCGGAGAAGCTCACGGCACCCACCGTCGAGGCCGGCACCTACGACCTGGTCGTCGACCCGTCCAACCTGTGGCTCACGATCCACGAGTCGATCGGCCACGCCACCGAGCTCGACCGCGCGCTCGGCTACGAGGCCAACTACGCCGGCACCTCGTTCGCGACCTACGACAAGCTCGGCACCCTGCGCTACGGCTCGCCCGTCATGAACGTGCGCGGCGACCGCACCCAGGAGCACGGCCTGGCCACCGTCGGCTACGACGACGAGGGCGTGGAGACCCAGGCCTGGGACATCGTCCGCGACGGCGTCCTGGTGGGCTACCAGCTGGACCGCTCGATGGGCCACCTCAAGCCCGAGCTCAACGGCGGCCGCTCCAACGGCTGCGCCTACGCCGACTCCCCCGGCCACATCCCGATCCAGCGGATGGCCAACGTGTCCCTGATGCCGGGCACCGACGATCTCGGCACCGACGACCTCGTCTCCCGCGTGGAGCGGGGCATCTACGTGGTCGGCGACAAGTCGTGGTCGATCGACATGCAACGCTTCAACTTCCAGTTCACCGGCCAGCGGTTCTACAAGATCACCGACGGCCGGCTCGACGGCATGCTCCGCGACGTCGCCTACCAGGCGACGACCACCGACTTCTGGGGCTCGATGGAGGCCGTCGGCGGTCCCGACACCTGGGTCCTCGGCGGCGCCTTCAACTGCGGCAAGGCCCAGCCCGGCCAGGTCGCGGCGGTCAGCCACGGCTGTCCGAGCGCTCTCTTCCGCGGGGTCAACATCCTCAACACCATGGACGAGGCGGGCCACTGA
- a CDS encoding serine hydrolase domain-containing protein: MSDQRQRLLDVAQAEGRLTSVVGAVFDRYGAVWAGGAGQAPGLDGQYRIGSITKTMTAVLVVQARDAGLLDLDDPLADHLGDVGYGEVTLREALAHSSGMQSEPRGPWWERTRGGDFAALVAANDGSGRVAPAGAWFHYSNLGFALLGEVVARRFGATWRELVTDRLLRPLGLRATSYLPRPGAQPGWSVDHFTGIRVHEPLTDTGAMAPAGQLWSTLADLVTWGQVLGGARPDLLSASSLTEMQRPVTPDYGLGLMLGVHPGGRLVGHNGSMPGFLAALHVDPGSGIGAAVLANATTGIDPRELAVALIEGDPDADDTRPAPWRPTVVVPDDVSGVPGLWFWGNTAYDVRWHNDGLELRAMARGNVVTDRFELVHGVLIGVLGYHRGEQLVLVRRPDGTIHHLECATFVYTRTPYDPDVEIPGGHPRRP; this comes from the coding sequence GTGAGCGACCAGCGTCAGCGACTGCTCGACGTCGCGCAGGCCGAGGGCCGGCTGACGTCCGTGGTCGGCGCGGTCTTCGACCGCTACGGCGCGGTGTGGGCGGGCGGCGCCGGCCAGGCCCCCGGCCTCGACGGGCAGTACCGGATCGGGTCGATCACCAAGACGATGACCGCCGTGCTCGTCGTCCAGGCCCGCGACGCCGGCCTGCTCGACCTCGACGACCCGCTCGCCGACCACCTCGGCGACGTCGGCTACGGCGAGGTGACCCTGCGCGAGGCGCTGGCCCACAGCTCGGGGATGCAGAGCGAGCCGCGCGGACCGTGGTGGGAGCGCACCCGTGGCGGCGACTTCGCGGCGCTCGTGGCCGCCAACGACGGCAGCGGCCGGGTGGCGCCCGCCGGCGCCTGGTTCCACTACTCCAACCTCGGCTTCGCCCTGCTGGGCGAGGTCGTGGCCCGCCGCTTCGGCGCGACCTGGCGCGAGCTCGTCACGGATCGCCTGCTGCGGCCGCTGGGCCTGCGTGCCACGTCCTACCTGCCCCGCCCCGGCGCCCAGCCGGGCTGGAGCGTCGACCACTTCACCGGCATCCGGGTGCACGAGCCGCTGACCGACACCGGCGCGATGGCCCCCGCCGGGCAGCTGTGGTCGACGCTGGCCGACCTCGTCACGTGGGGACAGGTGCTGGGCGGTGCGCGGCCCGACCTGCTGTCGGCGTCATCGCTGACGGAGATGCAGCGGCCGGTGACCCCCGACTACGGACTGGGCCTGATGCTGGGCGTCCATCCCGGCGGACGCCTGGTCGGCCACAACGGCTCGATGCCGGGCTTCCTGGCGGCGCTGCACGTCGACCCGGGCAGCGGCATCGGTGCCGCGGTCCTGGCCAACGCGACCACGGGCATCGACCCGCGCGAGCTCGCCGTCGCGCTCATCGAGGGCGACCCGGACGCCGACGACACCCGCCCGGCGCCGTGGCGTCCCACCGTGGTGGTGCCCGACGACGTGTCAGGTGTGCCCGGGCTGTGGTTCTGGGGCAACACGGCCTACGACGTGCGGTGGCACAACGACGGGCTCGAGCTGCGGGCGATGGCCCGCGGCAACGTCGTCACCGACCGGTTCGAGCTCGTCCACGGCGTGCTCATCGGCGTGCTCGGCTACCACCGCGGCGAGCAGCTGGTGCTCGTGCGCCGACCCGACGGGACGATCCACCACCTGGAGTGCGCGACGTTCGTCTACACGCGCACGCCCTACGACCCCGACGTGGAGATCCCGGGCGGCCACCCGCGACGACCCTGA
- a CDS encoding SMC family ATPase: MRLHHLHVVGFGPFAAPVSIDFDALSDAGLFLLSGPTGAGKSSILDAVCFALYGDVPGDRATAKRLRSDHASDDVVPRVVLEATLSGRRFRIDRSPAWTRPKKRGSGTTTEQARVVISERRAAPDGRGEHLWHPLSTRLDETGHLVTRLVGMTLPQFCQVALLPQGRFQAFLRARSEERHALLQQVFQTGRFDRSERWLRDRRVELRRTSEAHRTTVADLVSRVSEVGGDAAPDDWTSDPAGLGAWITALTEATTASADAQSARVEAAVAAESAAAEARATGTELHRLRATHAAARRDWADLEDATPDHDLRRSRVERARRAASVRSLHDLAVSSHAHVDDLDQRRARALDSLAEVLATTDLDDLRVAEHHRAATRALADLARVRPLQLEATDLADELARARRRRDDVAADLTRLDARAALVPAAVAEIEPRVVAARESVAVADTLDRELAVIGTRLRAARSAETLATGLAEAEQALADATGARLLAREALVEIREQRLDGMAAEIARKLAVGACCPVCGSADHPSPAAAAPGAPDEASEREARREVDDLEVVVEAHAQQVRGLESQLAAALAEAGGTPERLLADERDVRARRDTARADAATLQPLTDQLVALREEQESLTRRRETLTETAARLDTEAAVLAARVESLREQVGAVVPEGSDLDDLLTHHQRVEQLAQRCTDLAAECARARATAASAQDAADRAAARAGFASSDDGAAAWLPESDLARLEHEVQRHEREVTRVRDLLADETLQQASEADAPDLDALDLAHQRATEAVGQARHEDARLHEQGRRLRDLGAEIEGALASWAPVRDDLDLVTDLAALVEGKHADNRHQMRLSAYVLAHRLGQVVEAANLRLSTMSDQRYSLVHSGQRGAGERRGGLSLLVRDDWTGDSRDPATLSGGETFVVSLALALGLADVITQEAGGTDLDTLFVDEGFGSLDAETLEDVMDTLDTLRDGGRVVGVVSHVPELQTRIPTQLRVHRGRNGSHTSLSLA, encoded by the coding sequence GTGAGGCTGCACCACCTGCACGTCGTCGGGTTCGGCCCGTTCGCGGCCCCGGTGTCGATCGACTTCGACGCCCTCTCCGACGCCGGCCTGTTCCTGCTCAGCGGGCCCACCGGCGCCGGCAAGTCCAGCATCCTCGACGCGGTCTGCTTCGCGCTCTACGGCGACGTCCCGGGCGACCGGGCCACGGCCAAGCGACTGCGCTCCGACCACGCGAGCGACGACGTGGTCCCGCGGGTGGTGCTCGAGGCCACCCTGTCCGGACGACGGTTCCGCATCGACCGGTCCCCTGCCTGGACCCGGCCCAAGAAGCGCGGCTCCGGCACGACCACCGAGCAGGCGCGCGTGGTGATCTCCGAGCGGCGCGCGGCGCCGGACGGCCGCGGGGAGCACCTCTGGCACCCCCTCAGCACCCGCCTCGACGAGACCGGTCACCTCGTCACGCGCCTGGTCGGCATGACGCTTCCGCAGTTCTGCCAGGTGGCGCTGCTGCCGCAGGGCCGCTTCCAGGCCTTCCTGCGCGCCCGCTCGGAGGAGCGCCACGCCCTGCTGCAGCAGGTCTTCCAGACCGGACGCTTCGACCGTTCCGAGCGGTGGCTGCGCGATCGCCGGGTCGAGCTGCGCCGCACCTCCGAGGCCCACCGGACCACGGTCGCCGACCTGGTGAGCCGCGTCAGCGAGGTGGGCGGCGACGCGGCCCCCGACGACTGGACGTCCGACCCGGCGGGCCTCGGCGCGTGGATCACCGCACTGACCGAGGCCACCACCGCGAGCGCGGACGCGCAGTCGGCCCGCGTCGAGGCCGCGGTCGCCGCGGAGAGCGCCGCCGCCGAGGCGCGGGCCACCGGCACCGAGCTCCATCGCCTCCGCGCCACCCACGCCGCCGCGCGCCGGGACTGGGCCGACCTCGAGGACGCCACGCCCGACCACGACCTCCGGCGCAGCCGGGTCGAGCGGGCCCGGCGTGCCGCCTCGGTCCGCTCGCTCCACGACCTCGCGGTGTCCTCGCACGCGCACGTCGACGACCTCGACCAGCGACGAGCACGCGCCCTCGACTCGCTCGCCGAGGTGCTCGCCACGACCGACCTCGACGACCTCCGGGTGGCCGAGCACCATCGGGCCGCCACCCGCGCGCTCGCCGACCTCGCCCGCGTCCGGCCGCTCCAGCTCGAGGCGACCGACCTGGCTGACGAGCTCGCCCGCGCCCGGCGACGCCGTGACGACGTCGCCGCCGACCTCACCCGCCTCGACGCGCGCGCGGCGCTCGTGCCCGCCGCGGTCGCCGAGATCGAGCCCCGCGTCGTCGCCGCCCGTGAGTCCGTGGCGGTCGCCGACACGCTCGACCGGGAGCTCGCGGTGATCGGCACGCGACTGCGCGCCGCGAGGTCGGCCGAGACGCTGGCGACGGGCCTCGCCGAGGCCGAGCAGGCGCTCGCCGATGCCACCGGTGCCCGGCTGCTGGCCCGCGAGGCACTCGTCGAGATCCGCGAGCAGCGTCTCGACGGGATGGCGGCGGAGATCGCCCGCAAGCTCGCCGTCGGCGCCTGCTGCCCCGTGTGCGGCTCCGCCGACCACCCCTCCCCCGCGGCCGCAGCGCCGGGGGCGCCCGACGAGGCGAGCGAGCGCGAGGCGCGCCGGGAGGTAGACGACCTCGAGGTGGTCGTCGAGGCGCACGCCCAGCAGGTCCGCGGGCTGGAGTCCCAGCTCGCCGCGGCGCTCGCCGAGGCGGGAGGCACGCCCGAGCGCCTGCTCGCCGACGAGCGCGACGTGCGGGCACGCCGCGACACCGCCCGCGCCGACGCCGCGACGCTCCAGCCGCTCACGGATCAGCTCGTCGCCCTGCGCGAGGAGCAGGAGTCCCTCACCCGCCGGCGCGAGACGCTGACCGAGACCGCGGCGCGCCTCGACACCGAGGCGGCGGTGCTCGCGGCCCGCGTGGAGTCGCTCCGCGAGCAGGTGGGCGCCGTCGTCCCCGAGGGGTCCGACCTCGACGACCTGCTCACCCACCACCAGCGGGTCGAGCAGCTCGCCCAACGCTGCACCGACCTCGCAGCCGAGTGCGCGCGGGCCCGCGCCACGGCCGCCAGTGCCCAGGACGCGGCCGACCGGGCGGCCGCGCGGGCCGGGTTCGCGTCGTCCGACGACGGGGCCGCCGCCTGGCTGCCCGAGTCCGACCTCGCCCGGCTCGAGCACGAGGTGCAGCGCCACGAGCGCGAGGTGACCCGGGTGCGCGACCTCCTCGCCGACGAGACGCTCCAGCAGGCGAGCGAGGCCGATGCTCCCGACCTCGATGCCCTCGACCTCGCCCATCAGCGGGCCACGGAAGCGGTCGGGCAGGCCCGCCACGAGGACGCTCGGCTGCACGAGCAGGGACGACGCCTGCGCGACCTCGGAGCCGAGATCGAGGGAGCCCTCGCCTCCTGGGCGCCGGTCCGTGACGACCTCGACCTCGTCACCGACCTCGCGGCCCTCGTCGAGGGCAAGCACGCCGACAACCGCCACCAGATGCGGCTCTCCGCCTACGTCCTCGCGCACCGGCTCGGACAGGTGGTCGAGGCCGCCAACCTCCGGCTCTCCACGATGAGCGACCAGCGCTACTCCCTCGTCCACTCCGGCCAGCGCGGTGCCGGGGAGCGGCGCGGCGGGCTCAGCCTGCTGGTGCGCGACGACTGGACCGGCGACAGCCGCGATCCCGCGACGCTCTCCGGCGGCGAGACGTTCGTCGTGTCGCTGGCGCTGGCGTTGGGCCTCGCCGACGTGATCACCCAGGAGGCGGGCGGCACCGACCTCGACACGCTCTTCGTCGACGAGGGCTTCGGCTCGCTCGACGCCGAGACGCTCGAGGACGTGATGGACACCCTCGACACCCTGCGCGACGGCGGCCGGGTCGTCGGCGTGGTCAGCCACGTCCCCGAGCTCCAGACCCGCATCCCCACCCAGCTGCGGGTCCACCGCGGCCGCAACGGCAGCCACACCTCGCTCTCCCTCGCCTGA
- a CDS encoding TFIIB-type zinc ribbon-containing protein, with protein sequence MTQDAPPPRDPDAPVFDGPPLPLEEELAAARADPEPGPDIQTVNDSLADGINRCPKCGSTDVQLRASTGMLVCLFCRHQWEESRVEEALGLGEGIDELEGTVIAGGAGHIAADAAAQVTLKCGGCGAEVVVDTAHTMNARCHWCRHTLNVNQQTPNGAVPDAVLPFRLTHAEAVERIREFAGKRRLFAHPRFKAEFVPENVLGVYLPYLVIDARADTAYVGEGEVQTRRWTEKSGDNDVTYYAADVYRVRRSVSFTVDDLTVEGAAARASSDSSTTNNIINTILPFDTKNAVRWNASYLVGYTSEKRDLDVDDLRPVLEDQLLSIGRAQVHDSLSKFDRGVRWEQEKVDVGGSRWISMYLPVWLYSYYQENTKVLHYIAVNGRTGETMGSVPVSQWRLIAAALTVGTVLEGAAGALLVAMS encoded by the coding sequence ATGACGCAGGACGCCCCACCGCCGCGGGACCCCGACGCCCCGGTGTTCGACGGACCGCCGCTGCCGCTCGAGGAGGAGCTGGCCGCGGCACGTGCCGACCCGGAGCCGGGACCGGACATCCAGACCGTCAACGACTCGCTCGCCGACGGGATCAACCGCTGCCCCAAGTGCGGCTCGACCGACGTGCAGCTGCGGGCGTCGACTGGCATGCTCGTGTGCCTGTTCTGCCGCCACCAGTGGGAGGAGTCGCGGGTCGAGGAGGCGCTCGGCCTCGGCGAGGGCATCGACGAGCTCGAGGGCACCGTCATCGCCGGCGGCGCCGGGCACATCGCCGCCGACGCCGCGGCGCAGGTGACGTTGAAGTGCGGCGGCTGCGGCGCCGAGGTCGTCGTCGACACCGCGCACACGATGAACGCCCGCTGCCACTGGTGCCGGCACACGCTCAACGTCAACCAGCAGACCCCCAACGGGGCCGTGCCCGACGCGGTGCTGCCGTTCCGGCTGACGCACGCCGAGGCCGTCGAGAGGATCCGCGAGTTCGCCGGCAAGCGGCGCCTGTTCGCGCACCCGCGGTTCAAGGCCGAGTTCGTGCCCGAGAACGTCCTCGGTGTCTACCTGCCCTACCTGGTCATCGACGCACGCGCCGACACGGCCTACGTCGGAGAGGGCGAGGTGCAGACACGGCGGTGGACCGAGAAGAGCGGCGACAACGACGTCACCTACTACGCCGCCGACGTCTACCGCGTGCGGCGGTCGGTGTCGTTCACCGTCGACGACCTCACCGTCGAGGGCGCTGCCGCGCGGGCGAGCTCGGACTCCTCCACGACCAACAACATCATCAACACGATCCTGCCGTTCGACACCAAGAACGCCGTGAGGTGGAACGCCAGCTATCTCGTCGGCTACACCAGCGAGAAGCGCGACCTCGACGTGGACGACCTCCGCCCGGTCCTGGAGGACCAGCTGCTCTCCATCGGCCGCGCCCAGGTGCACGACTCGCTGTCGAAGTTCGACCGCGGGGTGCGGTGGGAGCAGGAGAAGGTGGACGTCGGCGGGTCACGGTGGATCTCGATGTACCTGCCGGTCTGGCTCTACTCCTACTACCAGGAGAACACCAAGGTGCTCCACTACATCGCGGTCAACGGGCGCACCGGCGAGACCATGGGAAGCGTGCCGGTGTCGCAGTGGCGACTGATCGCCGCGGCGCTCACCGTCGGCACGGTCCTCGAGGGCGCCGCCGGCGCGCTGCTGGTGGCGATGTCATGA
- a CDS encoding metallopeptidase TldD-related protein, producing the protein MTSPALHPSLHTPQQLVEHALATSTADDCVAIVRDVTSANLRWANNTLTTNGVMTEVSVTVVSFAAVSGGVATGSVSGSASTPEQVTALVQAADAAARAGSPAEDVAELVADATSPDWDTEPETTDIGVYRQFAPSLGEAFAQAGAEQRLLYGFVNHDVATTYLGSTRGLRLRHVQPTGHYACTGKDASLTRSAWTGGATRDFRDVDAAAMAATVAQRLAWAERRIDLPAGRYDTILPPSSVADLMIDAYWGAGARVAHEGESVYSRRGGGTRIGDKVAAPGVSLFSDPAHPGLECAPFVIAGASDNTDSVFDNGLSLERTDWIRDGLLTGLLQTRHSAGMTGQPVTPMIDNLVLEVGDGAGTIEDMVSGVQRGLLLTCLWYIREVDPQTMLLTGLTRDGVYVVEDGEIVGAANNFRWNESPVDLLNRFTAATATVPSFSREWGDDYFSRTATPALRIPDFNMSSVSQGV; encoded by the coding sequence ATGACGTCCCCTGCTCTGCACCCCTCCCTGCACACCCCGCAGCAGCTGGTCGAGCACGCGCTCGCCACCTCGACCGCCGACGACTGCGTCGCGATCGTCCGCGACGTGACCAGCGCCAACCTGCGCTGGGCCAACAACACGCTCACCACCAACGGTGTGATGACCGAGGTGTCGGTGACGGTCGTCAGCTTCGCCGCCGTCAGCGGGGGCGTGGCGACCGGGTCGGTCTCGGGCAGTGCCTCGACGCCCGAGCAGGTCACGGCGCTCGTGCAGGCCGCCGACGCGGCCGCCCGCGCCGGCTCCCCCGCCGAGGACGTGGCCGAGCTCGTCGCCGACGCCACGTCCCCCGACTGGGACACCGAGCCGGAGACCACCGACATCGGCGTCTACCGCCAGTTCGCGCCGTCGCTGGGCGAGGCGTTCGCCCAGGCGGGCGCCGAGCAGCGGCTGCTCTACGGCTTCGTCAACCACGACGTCGCCACCACCTACCTCGGCTCGACCCGCGGCCTGCGACTGCGCCACGTGCAGCCCACCGGGCACTACGCCTGCACCGGCAAGGACGCCTCGCTCACCCGCAGCGCCTGGACCGGGGGCGCCACCCGCGACTTCCGCGACGTCGACGCGGCCGCCATGGCCGCCACCGTCGCCCAGCGGCTCGCGTGGGCCGAGCGCCGCATCGACCTGCCCGCCGGGCGCTACGACACGATCCTGCCGCCGTCGTCGGTCGCCGACCTGATGATCGACGCCTACTGGGGCGCCGGCGCGCGGGTGGCCCACGAGGGCGAGTCGGTCTACAGCCGCCGCGGCGGTGGCACCCGCATCGGCGACAAGGTCGCCGCCCCCGGCGTGAGCCTGTTCTCCGACCCCGCCCACCCCGGGCTCGAGTGCGCGCCCTTCGTGATCGCCGGGGCGTCCGACAACACCGACTCGGTGTTCGACAACGGCCTCTCCCTCGAGCGCACCGACTGGATCCGCGACGGGCTGCTCACCGGGCTGCTGCAGACCCGGCACTCCGCCGGCATGACCGGGCAGCCGGTCACGCCGATGATCGACAACCTGGTGCTCGAGGTCGGCGACGGCGCGGGGACGATCGAGGACATGGTCTCCGGCGTGCAGCGCGGCCTGCTGCTGACCTGCCTGTGGTACATCCGCGAGGTCGACCCGCAGACGATGCTGCTCACCGGCCTGACCCGCGACGGCGTCTACGTCGTCGAGGACGGCGAGATCGTGGGTGCGGCCAACAACTTCCGCTGGAACGAGAGCCCCGTCGACCTGCTCAACCGGTTCACCGCGGCCACCGCCACCGTGCCGAGCTTCAGCCGCGAGTGGGGCGACGACTACTTCTCGCGCACCGCCACCCCGGCCCTGCGGATCCCCGACTTCAACATGTCGAGCGTGTCGCAGGGCGTCTGA
- a CDS encoding SPFH domain-containing protein — MGLFQAVSGAIGGTLADQWLDFFGVPEGISATAAVFPAVRKDQNAGRGANPGASDGIITDGSKIVVPEGYGLVLMEDGAFTGFAAQPGGYIWDSGEPSSQSVFSGGGLVESIVKQSWERFKFGGRPGAQQTALFVALKELPNNKFGTQSEIYWDDAFLNTQVGAVTRGTYTLKITDPLTFIRNFVPAGVIEGRAVFDFTDLDNPAGEQLFNEVVGSLAPAFSMYTNDPAKGNRIARLQQDSVGFAQSLSAAVEDNYRWRTDRGLEIVKTAIISIEYDATTRELLANVQRADALSGARGNANLQASVAAGIEAAGENAGPGGVIGMGMAAGGMGLGGLQQPTEQAPAAPTPADAPAAPAAEDPVAMLTRAKQMLDAGLITQEDYDAAKAKALGL; from the coding sequence ATGGGACTCTTCCAGGCGGTGAGCGGCGCCATCGGCGGCACGCTCGCGGACCAGTGGCTCGACTTCTTCGGCGTCCCCGAGGGGATCTCCGCGACCGCGGCGGTGTTCCCGGCGGTCCGCAAGGACCAGAACGCCGGACGCGGCGCCAACCCCGGTGCGTCCGACGGCATCATCACCGACGGGTCGAAGATCGTCGTCCCGGAGGGCTACGGCCTGGTGCTGATGGAGGACGGCGCGTTCACCGGGTTCGCCGCCCAGCCGGGCGGCTACATCTGGGACTCCGGGGAGCCCTCGTCGCAGTCGGTCTTCTCCGGCGGCGGGCTCGTCGAGTCGATCGTCAAGCAGAGCTGGGAGCGCTTCAAGTTCGGCGGTCGTCCCGGCGCGCAGCAGACGGCGCTGTTCGTCGCGCTCAAGGAGCTTCCCAACAACAAGTTCGGCACCCAGTCCGAGATCTACTGGGACGACGCCTTCCTCAACACCCAGGTCGGTGCCGTCACCCGCGGCACCTACACCCTCAAGATCACCGACCCGCTGACCTTCATCCGCAACTTCGTCCCGGCGGGGGTGATCGAGGGTCGCGCCGTCTTCGACTTCACCGACCTCGACAACCCCGCGGGCGAGCAGCTCTTCAACGAGGTCGTCGGCTCGCTCGCCCCCGCCTTCTCGATGTACACCAACGATCCGGCGAAGGGCAACCGGATCGCCCGGCTCCAGCAGGACTCCGTCGGCTTCGCGCAGTCGCTGTCGGCCGCCGTCGAGGACAACTACCGCTGGCGCACCGACCGCGGGCTCGAGATCGTCAAGACGGCGATCATCTCCATCGAGTACGACGCCACCACCCGCGAGCTGCTCGCCAACGTCCAGCGGGCCGACGCCCTCTCCGGTGCGCGCGGCAACGCCAACCTCCAGGCGTCCGTCGCTGCGGGCATCGAGGCCGCCGGTGAGAACGCCGGTCCCGGGGGCGTCATCGGGATGGGCATGGCAGCCGGGGGGATGGGCCTGGGCGGCCTGCAGCAGCCCACCGAGCAGGCGCCCGCCGCACCCACTCCTGCCGATGCTCCAGCGGCTCCCGCCGCCGAGGACCCGGTCGCGATGCTCACGAGGGCCAAGCAGATGCTCGACGCCGGCCTGATCACCCAGGAGGACTACGACGCGGCGAAGGCCAAGGCGCTCGGACTCTGA
- a CDS encoding GAF and ANTAR domain-containing protein, which translates to MGEESISDRMAAAAREMQDQGDPAATVKSAVELLVRNVEGCHSASISLVYGKQRVETPAASDEVAAVGDRLQAELGEGPALDTLWHVDTVYVPDLAADGRWRRWGAALHEATGARSVLTFRLFTIKDIVGALSMYSTEADAFSAEDKSEGMALAAHIALAVLAAQRLDQYEAALDSRTLIGQACGVVMERYDVDADRAMALLTRLSSTHNVKLRQVAIELINTRRLPSPSS; encoded by the coding sequence GTGGGTGAGGAATCGATCTCGGACCGCATGGCGGCCGCTGCCCGAGAGATGCAGGACCAAGGTGACCCCGCGGCCACTGTGAAGAGCGCCGTCGAACTGCTGGTGCGGAATGTGGAGGGATGTCACTCCGCGAGCATCTCGCTCGTGTACGGCAAGCAGCGGGTGGAGACTCCGGCTGCCAGTGACGAGGTAGCAGCGGTGGGCGACCGGCTGCAAGCCGAGCTCGGCGAAGGACCTGCCCTCGACACGCTGTGGCACGTGGACACGGTCTACGTTCCCGACCTTGCTGCCGACGGTCGTTGGCGCAGGTGGGGAGCGGCGCTTCACGAGGCGACGGGAGCGCGCAGCGTCTTGACCTTCCGCTTGTTCACGATCAAGGACATCGTCGGCGCTCTGAGCATGTACTCGACCGAGGCCGACGCGTTCAGCGCTGAGGACAAGTCCGAGGGCATGGCTCTCGCGGCGCACATCGCCCTCGCCGTACTGGCCGCGCAAAGGCTGGACCAGTACGAGGCGGCCTTGGACTCCCGCACCCTGATCGGTCAGGCGTGCGGTGTGGTGATGGAGCGCTACGACGTCGATGCGGATCGCGCGATGGCCCTGCTGACCCGGCTCTCCTCGACGCACAACGTCAAGCTGCGCCAGGTCGCCATCGAGCTGATCAACACCCGCCGTCTTCCGTCACCCTCGTCCTAG